One genomic region from Aliarcobacter cryaerophilus ATCC 43158 encodes:
- the rplQ gene encoding 50S ribosomal protein L17 produces the protein MRHKHGYRKLNRTSAHRKALLKNLAIAIIEREKIETTVPKAKELKRYIEKLVTSARNADLNTHRYVFAALQSKEATKKLINEIAPKYEGRNGGYTSIIKTRIRKGDATPMAFISFI, from the coding sequence ATGAGACATAAGCACGGTTATAGAAAGTTAAATAGAACTTCTGCTCATAGAAAAGCATTGTTAAAAAATTTAGCAATTGCAATTATTGAGAGAGAAAAAATTGAAACAACTGTTCCAAAAGCAAAAGAACTAAAAAGATATATTGAGAAATTAGTAACATCTGCAAGAAATGCTGATTTAAATACACATAGATATGTATTTGCTGCATTACAAAGCAAAGAAGCTACTAAAAAACTAATAAATGAAATAGCACCAAAATACGAAGGTAGAAATGGTGGATATACATCTATTATAAAAACAAGAATTAGAAAAGGTGATGCTACACCAATGGCATTTATCTCTTTCATTTAA
- a CDS encoding DNA-directed RNA polymerase subunit alpha: MKKFAETPFLPTEVEIEAISANEAKITAYPFEDGFAITLAHPLRRLLLSSSVGYAPIAVKIESVTHEFDSLRGMLEDVAMFVINLKNMRFKINGDKNQVSVEYSFNGPRDIKGEDLINSEVDVVSTDEHLATINSDCNLTFTVIIQKGIGYMPSEDIRDIVGADFIPIDAFFTPVRKVVYSIEKMLVEDNPNFEKAVFNVLTNGQISPITAFKEAVSVMYSQMSVFNKVFDLSEVSISDSSDDNVELKDLVVKIEDLNLTARSYNALDRNGIKYLGELVLMSEVEVKNIKNLGTKSYNEIAEKLESLGYPVENTLPENIASSLRRKLEQLKA; the protein is encoded by the coding sequence ATGAAAAAGTTTGCAGAAACTCCGTTTTTACCAACTGAAGTTGAAATTGAGGCTATTAGTGCTAATGAAGCTAAAATTACAGCTTATCCATTTGAAGATGGATTTGCGATAACTTTAGCTCATCCGTTAAGAAGATTACTTTTAAGTTCATCTGTTGGTTATGCACCAATTGCTGTTAAGATTGAAAGCGTAACTCATGAGTTTGACTCATTAAGAGGAATGCTTGAAGATGTTGCTATGTTTGTTATAAATCTTAAAAATATGAGATTTAAAATAAATGGTGATAAAAATCAGGTTTCTGTTGAGTACTCTTTTAACGGACCTAGAGATATTAAAGGTGAAGATTTAATTAACTCTGAAGTTGATGTTGTATCAACAGATGAACATTTAGCAACTATAAATAGTGATTGTAATTTAACTTTTACAGTTATTATTCAAAAAGGTATTGGATATATGCCATCTGAAGATATTAGAGATATCGTTGGAGCAGATTTTATACCAATTGATGCTTTCTTTACTCCAGTTAGAAAAGTGGTTTATAGTATTGAAAAAATGTTGGTTGAAGATAATCCAAACTTTGAAAAAGCTGTATTTAATGTACTTACAAATGGGCAAATTAGTCCAATTACTGCATTTAAAGAAGCTGTTAGTGTTATGTATTCACAAATGTCAGTATTTAATAAAGTTTTTGATTTATCAGAAGTATCAATTAGCGATTCAAGTGATGATAATGTTGAGTTAAAAGATTTGGTTGTAAAAATTGAAGATTTAAACTTAACTGCTAGAAGCTACAATGCTTTAGATAGAAATGGAATTAAATATTTAGGTGAGTTAGTACTTATGAGTGAAGTTGAAGTTAAAAATATCAAAAACCTTGGAACAAAATCTTATAATGAAATAGCTGAAAAGTTAGAGTCATTAGGTTATCCAGTTGAAAATACACTTCCAGAAAATATTGCTTCTTCTTTAAGAAGAAAATTAGAGCAATTAAAAGCATAA
- the rpsD gene encoding 30S ribosomal protein S4, with amino-acid sequence MARYRGPVEKIERRLEADLGLKGERRLSGKSALEKRPFAPGQHGQRRTKISEYGLQLREKQKVKFMYGISEKQFSNYFKEAVRREGNTGTILITLIEQRLDNVVYRMGFATTRAFARQITTHGHILVDGKKVDIPSYIVKPGQKIEIREKSKNNPQIKRAIELTNQTGMVDWVNVDKDKVFGIFTRIPAREEIVIPVEERLIVELYSK; translated from the coding sequence ATGGCAAGATATAGAGGACCAGTAGAAAAAATCGAAAGAAGACTTGAAGCAGACCTTGGTTTAAAAGGTGAGAGAAGACTTTCAGGTAAAAGTGCTTTAGAAAAAAGACCATTTGCTCCAGGACAACATGGACAAAGAAGAACTAAAATTTCTGAGTATGGATTACAATTAAGAGAAAAACAAAAAGTTAAATTTATGTATGGTATTTCTGAAAAACAATTCAGTAACTACTTCAAAGAAGCAGTTAGAAGAGAAGGAAATACAGGAACAATTTTAATTACTCTAATTGAACAAAGATTAGATAATGTTGTTTATAGAATGGGATTTGCTACAACTAGAGCATTTGCTAGGCAAATAACAACTCACGGGCATATCTTAGTAGATGGTAAAAAAGTTGATATTCCATCATACATAGTAAAACCTGGGCAAAAAATTGAAATTAGAGAAAAATCAAAAAATAATCCACAAATTAAAAGAGCTATCGAGCTTACAAATCAAACAGGAATGGTTGATTGGGTAAATGTGGATAAAGATAAAGTATTTGGAATTTTCACAAGAATACCTGCTAGAGAAGAGATAGTTATTCCGGTTGAAGAGAGATTAATTGTTGAGTTATACTCTAAATAA